In a genomic window of Glycine max cultivar Williams 82 chromosome 13, Glycine_max_v4.0, whole genome shotgun sequence:
- the LOC102668711 gene encoding uncharacterized protein — protein MGCCVSSSHKTSTSSLAKFHDPPKPLTKPSESNSTVEETVKEVLLETPTTFAKSKPQKPHQNTNFHKFMEEKSKVEKRALTLSIYKAEDTTTSEEVCSLSRTVSRATSITDQREEMRKRVYRSHPKLQKNRSFPGERRERTVVHGARNNNNVGSVRLVQCRDQTSQKIGNGGTGRRRDAAENSLRRSRSQATVAGAGAARPVMGRSPYVRKPNRSTASIGIGTAENGGRKTEKPATTEKWPYAGESLENPLVSLECFIFI, from the coding sequence ATGGGTTGTTGTGTGAGTAGTAGTCACAAAACCTCAACCTCATCACTAGCAAAATTCCATGATCCACCAAAACCTCTCACTAAACCTTCAGAAAGCAATAGTACTGTAGAGGAGACAGTGAAGGAAGTGCTCTTGGAAACCCCGACAACCTTTGCCAAATCAAAACCACAAAAGCCACACCAAAACACAAACTTTCACAAGTTTATGGAAGAAAAAAGCAAGGTTGAGAAGagggcattgacattgtccatTTACAAAGCCGAAGACACCACCACCTCAGAAGAAGTTTGCAGCTTGAGCAGAACCGTGTCCAGAGCTACTTCAATCACCGACCAGAGAGAAGAAATGCGCAAAAGGGTATATAGATCTCATCCCAAATTGCAGAAAAATCGTTCCTTTCCCggtgaaagaagagagagaacgGTGGTGCATGGTGCAAGGAACAATAATAATGTTGGGTCTGTGAGGTTGGTTCAGTGCAGAGACCAAACGAGTCAGAAAATTGGTAACGGCGGAACGGGTCGCCGGAGAGATGCCGCCGAGAATTCTCTCCGGCGGTCAAGGTCGCAGGCCACCGTCGCCGGCGCCGGAGCAGCTAGGCCCGTCATGGGTCGGAGCCCATATGTGAGAAAACCTAACCGGTCCACTGCGAGTATAGGAATCGGAACGGCGGAGAACGGTGGCCGGAAAACGGAGAAACCGGCGACGACGGAGAAATGGCCTTATGCGGGTGAGTCACTGGAGAATCCACTTGTGTCATTGGAATGCTTCATCTTTATATAG
- the LOC100794476 gene encoding uncharacterized protein: MVVGEQTNGWPPIGAPLNVHRDEHWTNFDSSVNAVSFGFVATAILISMFLVMAIFERYLRPTSPPLSPSATTRRRSPSDVEAQIGFSGKLAHASPKMSVYASGVSVLMPGDEIPTFIAHPAPCYPERISWPSHQHNNTLPCSSSNTLPTTTINQV, from the exons ATGGTGGTCGGAGAGCAGACCAATGGGTGGCCACCAATCGGTGCTCCTCTGAACGTCCACAGAGACGAGCATTGGACCAACTTTGACAGCTCCGTCAACGCCGTCTCCTTCGGCTTCGTCGCCACCGCCATTCTCATCTCCATGTTCCTTGTCATGGCCATCTTTGAGCGCTACCTCCGCCCCACCTCGCCGCCACTCTCCCCCTCCGCCACCACCCGCCGACGCAGCCCCTCCGACGTCGAGGCCCAGATCGGCTTTTCCGGCAAACTCGCTCACGCTTCCCCTAAA ATGAGTGTATATGCCAGTGGTGTTTCAGTTCTAATGCCTGGAGATGAGATTCCTACATTTATTGCGCATCCTGCTCCATGTTATCCGGAACGAATTTCTTGGCCTTCTCATCAGCATAACAACACATTACCTTGTTCCTCTTCCAACACCCTCCCTACTACTACTATCAACCAAGTCTGA